The Tolypothrix sp. NIES-4075 genome segment GTCGTAGCAATAGAGGACGCAAGAAATCTACTACTGCGCTTTCTGCTGGACAGGAAGCCTACACTGTACTCGAAGAGTCAGTGTAGGTAGTTCACAAATCCATTAATTAACTATAGAATTTTATCTATCAATGACGATAAAAAATCTGCTGCCGTCTTATTGCTAATAACTGAGAGTCACTTGGATGCCTCATATCCCAGTTTTCACGCTTTCTCACTTGTTTTTATGAGAAATCCTGTATAGTTTTATTCTTTTTTTAGAGATTTAACTCAGTAATTACCGTTTGTGACAGTTGGGGTGCGGAATGGGTGTTACAATGCCAGGTGCTTCAAGTCGGGAAACCCGCCCAACGCACTGGCTCTCCTTACATTAAGATCCTTCCCCCCTCATTCCACTGTTTGATATAAAGTATCTCGTTGTTGGTAAGGACGCCCTAGATCGGTGATAGCAGCTTTCAAGGTTTCAACTTCCATGTTGGTTCCACCTTGAGCACCTGCCATTGTCGTAATATGTTCTTCCATTAATGTGCCACCAATATCGTTGCAACCCCACAATAAAGCTTCTGTTGCACCTGCCAAACCCAGTTTTACCCAACTTGGTTGATGGTTAGGAATCCAGTTCCCTAAAAAAATTCGCGCTACAGCAGTCAGTAGCAGTGCATCTGCCAAAATAGGTTGGTCGTGTCCTACACGATGACGTAGAGGTTTGGGGGCTTCTTTCCCAACGAAAGGTAATATAATAAACTCAGTGATGCGAGCAGGGTAGTCTCGATCAATCGCAGTTTGTTGGAGCGATCGCAGTTTTTCCAAATGTTTTATTTGTTGTTCTGGCGTCTCAATATGCCCTGATAGAATTGTGCTTGTGGTGTATAAACCAAGTCTATGAGCTGTACTCACAATTTCCAGCCAAAGGCTTGTGTTAATTTTTTCTGGACAAAGAATGCGCCGCACTTGATCATCTAACACTTCAGCTGCGGTTCCTGGCATAGAATCAACACCAGCATCTTGCAAAGCGATAATCACATCGGCATATTCCAGTCCATCTTCTCGTGCAATGAATTGCACTTCTTGGGGAGAAAAAGCATGTAGATGCAGTTGAGGAAATTCTTGTTTAATCTTTTCCACAACCTTGAGGTAGTAAGGCAGAGATTTTCCGTTCACCTTTGC includes the following:
- the cofH gene encoding 7,8-didemethyl-8-hydroxy-5-deazariboflavin synthase subunit CofH, with the translated sequence MVTLTVDAILERALTGYDLFPEEAVVLLKQNNQSAVGAIRATADKLRQRQAGNTVTYVINRNINFTNICEQHCSFCAFRRDEGEEGAYWLDWAGILEKATDAVQRGATEICMQGGLNLQAKVNGKSLPYYLKVVEKIKQEFPQLHLHAFSPQEVQFIAREDGLEYADVIIALQDAGVDSMPGTAAEVLDDQVRRILCPEKINTSLWLEIVSTAHRLGLYTTSTILSGHIETPEQQIKHLEKLRSLQQTAIDRDYPARITEFIILPFVGKEAPKPLRHRVGHDQPILADALLLTAVARIFLGNWIPNHQPSWVKLGLAGATEALLWGCNDIGGTLMEEHITTMAGAQGGTNMEVETLKAAITDLGRPYQQRDTLYQTVE